In Calypte anna isolate BGI_N300 chromosome Z, bCalAnn1_v1.p, whole genome shotgun sequence, the following are encoded in one genomic region:
- the SMIM15 gene encoding small integral membrane protein 15, translating to MFDVKAWAEYIVEWAAKDPYGFLTTVILALTPLFVISAALSWKLAKMIEAREREQKKRQKRQENIAKAKRAKKD from the coding sequence atgtttgatgTTAAGGCTTGGGCTGAATACATCGTGGAGTGGGCCGCAAAGGACCCGTATGGCTTTCTTACAACTGTCATCTTGGCCCTTACACCATTGTTTGTAATTAGCGCAGCACTTTCGTGGAAGCTTGCAAAAATGATTGAGGCCAGGGAGCGGGAAcaaaagaagagacaaaaacGCCAAGAGAATATTGCAAAAGCCAAACGAGCAAAGAAGGATTAA